A segment of the Daphnia pulex isolate KAP4 chromosome 10, ASM2113471v1 genome:
atccACTGCAACATACacgcaaatttaaaaagatgcaTGTATAAGAATGAATTTCATACAGATGAGTAGACGGCAAGAAAACCAGACAGGGAAGTATCACCGTCTGATGTAAACCTGACCAACACTTGATTAGTCGAAGAATTAACAACAAAAGGAGTAGGTACTGATCCCGATTCAGTCAACAGCAGCTTTTCGTTTATCGTTGATCCATCATAAAcctgaattaaaaattaaactatTTACCCTAAATAATCCAACAATTAATACTCTGCCAAACTAACACCCAACTTACGGAAATAAAATCCGCTCCCTCTTGTGTTTCAAAGAATGCAAAAAGTAACCGGACTTTTGATCCCGGTGTCACACTGATAGTCCAGCGACAGTCCGTCAGATTAGGATACACCTTTGGATAGTTAGGGCTTTTTATAGTTCCGCTAGTTCCTTCTAAGTAATTCTTGCATTGGGGTGTGGATATCTGTAAAGAAGAGCAGAGAATGATTAATCTGCCTCTTTATTCAAACATAAATCTATTGGTCTAATAATTATACTTTGGAGACGTTCCAGTGAGATACATGATTCTCTTGGATTCTCGGAGGTTTAAAATGAATCATCATTTTATTGCTGACCGAGTAGATCACCTTTTTGTATGGAATATTAGAGTATTTCGTGTCGTATAGGACAAGGCCGTCTGTACTCCATCCGTCATATACCTGTTTTGTCacttatgattattttttatggaGCACCTATACTTAATTTACATGAAACGTATTTAATCTAATAAATAAGCAACGATGACTTGCAATCATTTCTGGATGAGTCCgggaagaaaacaaagcaGCCGTCGGGTGTTTTAGGTCGGAGTAGTTTCTTTGAAGAAGGATTAAGTCGTCGATTTGTCTCGTTTCGATTAACCAAAAACAGTCAACGATGTCGGTGTCGGATGAATAGTTCGGAGTAAAGAATGTGCCTTCAGCATTCATAAAACCCCCACAGCCTAGCACAATATAAAAAAGTTGCACATGCAAATctgtgtttttgaaaaatcaagcTTTGACTCTGTTTAAATTAGTTGTAAAATTGGGAAACATCAAACCACCTGGCTTAAAAGGTTCATCTGTGCTGTTGATCTGAAATTTATTATAgagtaaatttatttataaatgcaTTAAAAACTATTATTGTCAAACTTACACTTGTATAGGACCCTTCAACTATATAATTCGTGTCGTAATAGGAGGGAATCTCTAAAAACAATTCGTTGGCGGATGATCGTACTGACGGCGGTTTTTTTGATCCACTGTGGGATAAGAGAAGGGGGCTGGTCGAGAAAGGGCCGTCGTAAACctgcaataattttttcccccaaatgCTAGATTACTGCAACacgattttaattaaattccCGGGATTTTTACTTTCAGAAAATCTGTGTTATTGACAGTGGTAAACCTATCGAATGATAGCCAAATTTGATGACTGCGTTGCACTGATATCAAAACAATCGTTTTTCGAACGGCAGCTAAAATTCTTTCCGGATGCATTACATCGACTGTAGGTTTGGGAAATATATCCGAAGAAAAGTGGCCCGATGGGTTTGTAAGGTGCTCGCACTTGACACCTGTATTTATAGAGGAAGAAATGTGAATAATAAATGTTatagaaaaaagagtaaaacGTGAGGAACGATCGAGACGATAAGTTTACTATAAAGTATAAACTTATCAAATTCTTACTACAGCCATCTTCATCGGATCCGTCTAGACAATCGTATTTTCCATCGCAAACTAATTCTTTCGGTACGCACTGCCGTCCACATTTAAATCCATCGTCTTTGACACATAACTGAAATGAtagaattgagaaaaaaacattttaaagtacaaaaatgttgttgtctacaataattattttcagtCGACGGGCTTACAGTTTGATCGCAATACTTTTCGTCCATGCCTTCACAATTATATTGTCCGTCGCAAATGTAATAGCTTGTGTGCGCACATCCATCATGATCGTAATCATTGCAAAAATAATGTTGTTTTGGACATCTCCAAACAGCATTGCTTAAATCCGTCGTGGGTTCAATAACGACTAATAAATAATGATGCATCAGTGGCATACATTGATACATGTATCCGAATTTACATTAAATTGCACAACACATTAGTCAATTGCATTATAAATATAGTATAATAACCACCGTTCAAACCTTCTTCTTGTCCTGTAAATATGTccaaagatgaagaaggaCCATTCCAAGTATCGGAATACTGAGAGTTCATGTCAATCCTGTATTTGCGACACCTGTCCAAAGGTTTCCACTCTATTGCTGGGCACATTAATTGATTAGCGGGCTTAGCGGGCAACACCAACGAGAACAGATTGTCTTCATTTGTTGATCGCTTCAGGCAGCTGCGAGGAATCGTCACTGTCATGTTCGGTCTTTCAACCTCATCTACAATTCCATCCTTTTGAAGTGGTGAAAAAgacagaattttatttatgggctactgaaatttgaatcattATTAAACTATATCCTAGTCACgtacttgaaaaatttttaaagtgaaaGAAGTTAATTGCTCTGCGCATCCAGAATTGTCTTCCCAATTCAACGTCAACGAAGTGGATTGAGCTGCAACACTTATGAGTGGTTTAAAATGGGACTCGTCACTTC
Coding sequences within it:
- the LOC124206091 gene encoding uncharacterized protein LOC124206091 isoform X1, translating into MGWFRFWLVHFLIVFVKSELQSENNEGPKSTASSAFCSTECNQQLQNRLETIEAAVRTIVSAVSSQTDDLFAPIKEIFQLDPSVRSILSLNYTTSSTIASSKNSTFKTKSVTIAQGNSQGNQQPEKSTAVDNLKGAVKCSLAHLVDINTIDFNSRLNKSSEISASLTNDFLELTWSIFSTECLKFSSGVWIRVYQQAPESDYKLQPETSLYVPQKCLKKKSKTSYSIVLSPSPLKGKKISCAFYLTRHLTPCLAYVVEIIPNFQSLRGKTLRTDIIVPPNMKRSDESHFKPLISVAAQSTSLTLNWEDNSGCAEQLTSFTLKIFQDGIVDEVERPNMTVTIPRSCLKRSTNEDNLFSLVLPAKPANQLMCPAIEWKPLDRCRKYRIDMNSQYSDTWNGPSSSLDIFTGQEEGLNGVVIEPTTDLSNAVWRCPKQHYFCNDYDHDGCAHTSYYICDGQYNCEGMDEKYCDQTLCVKDDGFKCGRQCVPKELVCDGKYDCLDGSDEDGCSVKCEHLTNPSGHFSSDIFPKPTVDVMHPERILAAVRKTIVLISVQRSHQIWLSFDRFTTVNNTDFLKVYDGPFSTSPLLLSHSGSKKPPSVRSSANELFLEIPSYYDTNYIVEGSYTSINSTDEPFKPGCGGFMNAEGTFFTPNYSSDTDIVDCFWLIETRQIDDLILLQRNYSDLKHPTAALFSSRTHPEMIVYDGWSTDGLVLYDTKYSNIPYKKVIYSVSNKMMIHFKPPRIQENHVSHWNVSKISTPQCKNYLEGTSGTIKSPNYPKVYPNLTDCRWTISVTPGSKVRLLFAFFETQEGADFISVYDGSTINEKLLLTESGSVPTPFVVNSSTNQVLVRFTSDGDTSLSGFLAVYSSV
- the LOC124206091 gene encoding uncharacterized protein LOC124206091 isoform X2 translates to MGWFRFWLVHFLIVFVKSELQSENNEGPKSTASSAFCSTECNQQLQNRLETIEAAVRTIVSAVSSQTDDLFAPIKEIFQLDPSVRSILSLNYTTSSTIASSKNSTFKTKSVTIAQGNSQGNQQPEKSTAVDNLKGAVKCSLAHLVDINTIDFNSRLNKSSEISASLTNDFLELTWSIFSTECLKFSSGVWIRVYQQAPESDYKLQPETSLYVPQKCLKKKSKTSYSIVLSPSPLKGKKISCAFYLTRHLTPCLAYVVEIIPNFQSLRGKTLRTDIIVPPNMKRSDESHFKPLISVAAQSTSLTLNWEDNSGCAEQLTSFTLKIFQDGIVDEVERPNMTVTIPRSCLKRSTNEDNLFSLVLPAKPANQLMCPAIEWKPLDRCRKYRIDMNSQYSDTWNGPSSSLDIFTGQEEVVIEPTTDLSNAVWRCPKQHYFCNDYDHDGCAHTSYYICDGQYNCEGMDEKYCDQTLCVKDDGFKCGRQCVPKELVCDGKYDCLDGSDEDGCSVKCEHLTNPSGHFSSDIFPKPTVDVMHPERILAAVRKTIVLISVQRSHQIWLSFDRFTTVNNTDFLKVYDGPFSTSPLLLSHSGSKKPPSVRSSANELFLEIPSYYDTNYIVEGSYTSINSTDEPFKPGCGGFMNAEGTFFTPNYSSDTDIVDCFWLIETRQIDDLILLQRNYSDLKHPTAALFSSRTHPEMIVYDGWSTDGLVLYDTKYSNIPYKKVIYSVSNKMMIHFKPPRIQENHVSHWNVSKISTPQCKNYLEGTSGTIKSPNYPKVYPNLTDCRWTISVTPGSKVRLLFAFFETQEGADFISVYDGSTINEKLLLTESGSVPTPFVVNSSTNQVLVRFTSDGDTSLSGFLAVYSSV